The genomic region GTTTCGTaagagtttgtttttttctgaatggtGGGGGTTTCTTACAATAACTTGCTTTCTGGAAAGGGATTCTAATCGCAATGCTGCTGAATGCAACGTCTTCGCCTCTGGCCTCTCCCCACAGTCGTCTCTTTGGCGAGGCAGCACCAGCagctacaacaacaactactactataACCAACAACAATAGTACTGCTCCTATAGGTGATGTtaatgcagcagcagctgctgcaggtggtgTTGTCGGTTTCATTGGCTCaccctctcttcctccatcttccAGTTTCAATTACACGGGCATATCACCCCCGTCGTCTTCTTTACTACCATCTTCTGTGGCTGTGTCGGATTCGAATGTTTTCTCTGCGGTTTTCCCAAACAACAACGCCTCTAGTAACTTTCCACTTTCCGTAGATGATTCGAACTTATTTCCCTCTGTGATATTCCCTTCTACTAATAGTACCAACACAGCTATAGCAGGTGGtaatgatagtagtagtagtagtacgagTAGCAGTGGTGCTGTTGGTGGTGTCttagggggaggaggaggaggaggagaagtttCATATAATCTACaaacagaaggaggaggagtcGGCCAAAGTGTTTCATCCACATATAATGCTTTTTCTGATCTAAATAATCTAGGTAGTATTGGTGcaggaggagaagggggaggaggaggaggaagtgtagGATTGCCTTTCTCCTCTGTTACTTCTTCTATGACGACGACGTCTCTTCCTCCACTTCCTATTACTCTTACCCCTTCCACAAATAATACTACGAATAATACATTACTGCCTGGTAGCGGTGCTAGCAgtagtggtgctggtggtggtgctggtgctgctggcatGAGTAACTccaatagtagtaatagtaggagTGGATTATTACTATACCAGCCacaacagcagctgcagccaggggGACAGCAGCAGATCTCACAGCAAGTGGGTCTACCATTCCCGTCAGACGTATCCACGGCAGCAGGAGGTGACCCAGCAATGCAAACATATCAGCCACCCTTCCCGAACACTACTGCTAGATTATCCTTAACACAGCAGGAAGTGGAATTCTATATGCAACTGTGGAAAGCAGCATGTGGGGAGTAACTCCACAACGACGGATGTTGATGGAAGCACTCTTGCAGCTGGTGACTATttctcagcagcagcaggaggaggaggaggagggggagcaaCACCGACAGCAGCCGGGAGAGCAGGAGGTGCTGGAGAGGCAGGTGTGCTTCAGGGTACAGCAGCAGCGGCGTTTCTACTACGATCTGGTCTAGATAGAGACACGCTTCACACTATATGGACATTAGCGGATATCAATAATTCGGGATATCTAGATATCGAGAGCTTTGCATGCGCCTGCAGGCTTGTCGCTCACGCGCAGCAGGGCTTCTTACCACTCACAGCAGATATCATTGCTACTGAACCGATGGCTCTACCAGTTTTTCCTCATGTATTTCCCCCCGCTCCAGGAAGTATGTCTGTTGCTGCTGCAACAACGGCAGCGGCATCACCACCATTACCATCGTCACAGCAACAATCCCTGCCACCACCACTCCTGACACCAGGAGCAGACGGCCAACAAATGATGACCGCGACTGGGACAGGCGGACAAGGAGGTGttggtggggctgggggtggtaATGTGGGTAGCGGttttgcaggaggaggaggagcaggaggtggcGCAGATGGTCTCTATTACTCACCGTTTACGACTACAAATATAAATGCCGCTATTTTATCAAGTACTGGTATCAACACTCCTCCTACTCCTCCGTTCTCGTCGTCTTCTTCGTCTAATGGAGGCGCGGGTTTTGGCGGTGATAGTTTCTCTGCATTGACTTTGAGTCCCGCCGTCTTCCTATCTACAGGAGCCGCAGGaggtactactactagtagtagtagtggtgcgAGTGGAGGACAAATGTTACTACCCTCCCCCATTATACAACACCCACAAGAATATGAtgccagtagtagtagtagtagcactaaTAATATGGCAGGTGGGGGGCCGTCCTCGGGGTTAGTAGGACTACAGCACCACCACCAGCCAGTATTTTCATCACCGAGtcttgccgctgctgctgcagccgctgctgctgccggctGGGACTCCCTCCTCGCAGGGGAAGAGGTGCTGCAGAGGTACTGTCAAGTCTTCTACGATGCAGATACAAATCGAGATGGCTATTTAGAGGGTATGGAGTCTAAGAATGTTTTTGCTGCGTCGTTGTTGCCTGATGCTGAGCTCGCAATTATATGGAGCATGTGTGATACCCAGGGTAATGGAAGACTGGAACTGTATGAATTTCTCCAGGCGATGCTGTTGATACGTGCACGAAAAAGAGGCGCTCTTCTGCCTTCTGCCGTGCCTCCCGAAATTACACATCTACTTCAAATTCAGCAGCAGCTGTATcagcagcaggtacagcagcgccaacaacagcagcagcagcaacagcagcagcagcaacagcagcagcagccatcatCATTAGTACAGTCGCAGTATGGTACTACCACACCAGCGAGTAGTGCGACTCCTACTCCTATTCcgtctagtagtagtagtagtaccaaTGAAGAGATTTCCTTCATGCTTGGAAACGTAAGAGGACaaagttcttcttcttcttcatcggCACCAGCAACAACAGCTTCGACACCCGGAGATATCTCCGTAACAGCaccagcaggagcaacagcaggaggtggtgctgctggcggtggtggtggtggaggaccACTTGCAAGTAATGACTGGGGGTTATTCCCGTCTCCTCCTGGCGGTGTGTCTCTGGGCATTAGTagtagtggtgatggtggtggcggtgatggtagtggtggtggtggaagtagtagtagtagtattagcagtACTACTAGTACTCCTATTCCCTTCACCCAGCCGCCGTTAGAACATATAGGAGAAGCAGTTGCAGCGCAGAAAAGAGCAGAAAAAGACACTGGAGATGTGGTGAGAGACGACTTTACGTGTGGTCCCTCCAGTATTTCTAGGTGACTCGTTTGATACTCCACACGATAGTCAATATGGAGACAGTCGTAGAGTAATCACAGCAGCAAGCGgcagtagtagtactagtggCATCAGTGGAAGAAGGAGtagtggcggtggtggtggtggtaggtcTTCTTCTTCTCACAGAAGGAGAGCGTCATATCGTGGTTCCAGTAGAGCAAGCAGCAGAAGTAAAAGCAGTAATGGTACGACGAGCAATAGTAGTGATGGTAGTATTGAAAAGAAACATCATCACTACTTTAGGGGTAGTACTAGTAGAAGAAGAAGATCAGATAGCTCGGCAGTCGATACGTCAGCAGCAACAGACTCTTCACGCCACCGCCGCAAAAAGAAAGGAGaacgtggtggtggtggtgatagtagtagtagtcgtcggGAACGGGGAACAAGAAGCAGCAAAAGGAGAGACATCAAtgtgtggggaggaggagagggtgtACAACTAGGAACTAGTGGAAGTGATAGTAATAAAGACGTGGGGGACGAGGAAGAAGAAgcggaagaagaagaggagaaagggaaagggagggaggaagaaggaggagaagaagacgAAGGAGTACATGCAGCGAAGCAGATGTCGAAAATTTTGTCATTTGGAGACATGGTAAGCAgcgctgcagctgcagcagcagcggaaggtaaaaacaagaagaagaaaaaaaagaagaaaagcactcTGGAAgtgatgaagcagaagaaaggaaaagagggaatGGTAAAGGATGACACGCTGCCGGCATGGGGTGATGTTAGTGCTGCAGCAACATCACCATTTGGCGGAGAGGAAAGTCTCACGAAgagtaaaaagaagaagaaagcaaaaggaagTGGCTTGGTCGATGCAAGTCGTATTAGTACTACTGCTGGTATAACAGGTGCAGGACGAGGTGGCACCAAAAAAACCGATTCGGAGAGCGAGGAAGACGTGGATCATgaggaagatgaagaagaggaagaggaggaggaagaagatggaGGAAAAGCAGCTGGTCTTTTTCTggatctgaagaaaaaaatgggaGGTGGAGCTATTTTTCCGGAAGGAAGCAGGAAAAAAGGTGATCTACCAACAACAGACTTCAAGAAAACGAAAAGAGAACTACTTGCAGAAGAAGGAAAGCAAAGCGCTAGtgatgaaggaggaggaggagggggaggaggggaagaagaagATACTACTAATGAACAACTTGGAGAGATAGAACTGCTTGCAGAGAAGTGGTTagcaaggagaaaagaaagactcGCTGCACGGAAAGGAGGAATTGGTActatcgctgctgctgctgcagcacgcGATGGTCTCTTTGGAGATGAAGACGAAGAAGAACGAACTCTTACTCTAATTGAAAGTGTCGTGGAGGTAAGTAGCGACATATTCTtactgccactactactactaccgcaACTACTATTAGTACTAttactaccaccaccactactactattaccagtgctagtagtagtattagtactacTCCTACTGCAGCAACtcctactatatatatatatatatagagagagagagagaggcatctcCTACAGAGAGCGCCACGTAAGCAACTACATCCTTACTACTGCAGGtattactatcactactactactactactaccattactagtgctactattactaccactcctactactactacttactctgtttatatatatatgtatgtatgtatgtatagaaagagagagagagcacattaGTGAAAAGAATAGAAGATAATGAATGCTATTATGTTTGAAAGATACTGGACCCAATAATATTGTGCAAcagtgcccactagaaattaTTTTCTGTCGGTATTACAATAATAATGTTATACAGCAGTGTCTGTAGAAAGCTTCTTTGTCAGTACGATAactgcgtatatatatatatatatatatatatatctatctatgaATATGTCTCTAAGCAGCAATAACAGCACGAACGTAAGCTCTCTGGTACTGATACGTTACCGCTACTAtagttcagcagcagcagcactagtaaAACGCAAACCTAATAATTAGAAATGTTGAcccgcatatatatatatatcctcttaGAAATAAAGACCTACagatataattatatatacatataaagatccacagatatatatacatagatgtcCTCTTATCGATGCagacacgtacatatatatatatataggtattaacacatatatacatatatgaatgtaTAGCATCTTCTCACATATGAGTACTCACCTATAGATGAGTTCTCTTGGACAAAAAGACTCACGTGTatgtacatatttgtatatatatatatacccgtccatgtatatatataaatgggtATGGACATACGTGTATTTGTACGTACACATACGTATATAGCGTATATGTATCCAGGAGCTAGAGAAGTGaatgaaaagaagaggaagaggagtagTAGTAGTGGGTTCAACTACAAAATAGTGAGAAATCAAATGAAAGCGTCCAACACACAATTATATGAAACTTCTGCACATGAAACTAACAGCGTTTATCGATCTAACAAATatgagattatatatatatatatatctgctgtATAAACGTACACATATATTTGTGCTATATAAAGGTACACATATATTTGTGTTTTATGGATGTACACATATATTTGTGCTATGTAAACGTACATATATATAAGCTATATAAtcgtatatttatatatgcatatgtacatgcTATATAAATCTACACATATATTTGCTCTGTACgtttacacacatatacacactcgctatatatttatatatacatatagaacaACAGcggccgctgctgctgcttttcctcttcctcctcctcctcctttttttctcaAAACATCAGTTTATACGGTACTACAAGCGTTTACCTATCTCTCtctcgctatatatatatatgttatacaaATGTACACATGTACttgctatatgtatatatatatatatatatggcagctTCGGGGCTGCTGTTTCTCTTCGTCGTCCTCCTCCTTTTGCTCTTCGTTGTAGAGGTATAACGAGGCGGCTGTTGATGCATAATAATTTTTCTCTCGTGAAATTTTCAGATAGACCAGTGAActggaatttttgttttcttttcaactGGTGTGcaactttctttttcaatttccaGACAGACAAGCGACTCTCGCATCTCTTACGCAGGGAGATCGACGCCACAGcagaagaagcagaggaagtgCGCGAGCTGCGAGTTCTCTTAGAGAAAGAACTAGTACGAGAGAAGAAGGAGCTTGCTCTTCAGATTGACAGAAAAAGGGAGTACGAAATGCTACTCGAAGAGGAGAAATTGAAACTAGAACAATTGAAAAGGCGTCGTTCTCAGGTACGTCAGGTGTACATACACCAGGACACCCACGTACATAAATACAAACACTAACCGACAGAGGGACCCGAAGCACATGCACGTACACGTACAgacacacgtacatacatatacgtagatacatttacatacatacatattcatacatacatatacgtccatacatatacatgcattgatacatatacatcatacatacatacatatacatacatacatatacatacatacatatacttacatatatatatatacatatacatacatacacatatacatgtacgtAATTACgtataaatgcatacataaacATACCaacatttacatacatatttgtgcctacaaatatatacatacatacacctaCATACAAGCATTCACATACATGCATGTACCTACAAACATTTACATACGTACATATACctacaaacatatacatacatacatacatgcatacatacatacacacatacatacatacatgtacatacatacatatatacgcgtacatatacatacatacctactcatacatacatacatacatacatgtacctCCATGAATATATGCGGACTGTCCACAAACATGTCGGAACACTGCTTTGTGTATCTATATGCATAGAGCgacttgcctctctctctccaaatatatatatatatagacagagagagaaagtcacatatacacaaGTACACTCACACATCAtgtatatctaaatatatatatatatgcacacatacattcaAGCGgaaacatgtatgtatatatataataaaaacgTCATTATAAGCCTAAGAGCTTACACATAGCAGATATTACCATATGtactttatatataaaatatgcatatatatatatttacatatatatatatttgtatatatatttatatgcttacatatatatatatgtctgtatatttTCTTGGCTGAGAGGGCCTTTATATAACCTATATGAGTatccttttctcccagcagtatatATGTAAGAACTCCGgtacaaacacatatatatatatatatagggcaaAATGATTGATGTTGTGGTTGTGGTATTGTTATATGTGTGTGCAATCTGGTGTCTGTATAGTGAAATTCTTTTTGTGTATGGTGGGGAAATACATGTGGAgcctaaacatatatatacatatggtaAAGTAAATGATATGGTGCTTGTAGAACTAATATACGTCTGTCTGTGAttagtgtctgtgtgtgtgccggAAACAAGGTATGAAAGATGATGTCTAAAAGCGTAGAGctccaacatatatatatatatatatgtatacatatgtatatgtatagctccaacatatatatgtatacatttgtgGTAAACGAATTGTTGTGGTGCTTGTAATATTGATATATGGTTTACTGTAATTAGTGTTTGCATGTGCGATTATATGAGCGCGTGTAGGAATGTTATATATGCGGATGGAGCTTCAAcgggtttatatatatatatatatatatatatgtatattttaaagtaattgtaGAGATGTACGAATATATTGTATGCGGGTGGATCTCCTtcaacgtatatatatatatacatgtgtatatatatatatctatatatgtagaGTAAGTGTTGTGGTGTTTGCAGTACTAATTTATGTTTTCTGCATAATTAGTGTTCgtgtgtgagtgtatatgtatatacctgTTGCGGAGAAATGTCTTATGAATAATGCTGTGCATGCAGGTGGAGCTGCAACGCGTTAGCGTGCAACGAGATCTTTCTCATTATATGGAGGAGATCTTATTTTtgaagcagcaaacagaagacaTGCAGAAAGATATCGACGTGCTGCAGCAAGCGAATCAGACACTTGTAGCCGCCGTCAAACAGCAGGTGCTCCAGGGGCAAAACCTTCACGCCGCTCGTGTGTAAGCGCAGCGAAACACATGTTCAGTGTTTTGTTCTTAGCACCAAGTAGGAAACGAAAGAGTTATACTACAGTCCTCCGTACTACTGTTTTCTCCACGCTCtacgttcatatatatatatatatatagatagacacatgtgtttgtgtgtgtgtgtgtgtgaagggggtATGTAAGTGCGTTTGCGTCAGTcttggtctgtctctctctatatatatatgtatacatatatacatatatatacacctcTATCCACatgtaaagatatatatatatgtatgtatatatgtttttctaCATATACAAGGAGTAcgatcatataaatatatatagtatgtatgtGGGGTGTAGTATGAACTGCGTTGATTTCTGGcagtgtctctttttttttctcttcaactaATGCCTTCTCTCCTCGTAGTAACAGTATATCAGTTTTGCATGTCCCTAGATTATAGTGCAAACATACATACACGTATGTACATACGTCTATATATGTTGTTGGCGCATGCACAATATCTATATCTAAACTGT from Ochotona princeps isolate mOchPri1 unplaced genomic scaffold, mOchPri1.hap1 HAP1_SCAFFOLD_4055, whole genome shotgun sequence harbors:
- the LOC131479126 gene encoding coiled-coil domain-containing protein 96-like codes for the protein MKQKKGKEGMVKDDTLPAWGDVSAAATSPFGGEESLTKSKKKKKAKGSGLVDASRISTTAGITGAGRGGTKKTDSESEEDVDHEEDEEEEEEEEEDGGKAAGLFLDLKKKMGGGAIFPEGSRKKGDLPTTDFKKTKRELLAEEGKQSASDEGGGGGGGGEEEDTTNEQLGEIELLAEKWLARRKERLAARKGGIGTIAAAAAARDGLFGDEDEEERTLTLIESVVETDKRLSHLLRREIDATAEEAEEVRELRVLLEKELVREKKELALQIDRKREYEMLLEEEKLKLEQLKRRRSQVELQRVSVQRDLSHYMEEILFLKQQTEDMQKDIDVLQQANQTLVAAVKQQVLQGQNLHAARVQAFEDLHDEQEALQKTEREIAELKTLLQRMRREKADAQSKNAALHERLRQ